A region from the Panicum hallii strain FIL2 chromosome 1, PHallii_v3.1, whole genome shotgun sequence genome encodes:
- the LOC112878952 gene encoding endoribonuclease YBEY, chloroplastic-like, with the protein MARLHLLLSRALASHHLLPSTTASSLRPTPRRPLPPHTPPPFSPPHGRTLPPFAAAASRQHSASSFRIRRSSASPMLLKRRKARRPMRKGPGELIVQIGIEEDLPDDPEILSIAETLQTDVGKAAKVAFDNLEGSEYKTRDPSISNLNKYNSVEVSLLLCDDNFIRELNKEWRDEDHPTDVLSMSQHIPGLDIPILQLGDIVISVETAQRQAEERGHSLLDEIRILMVHGLLHLLGFDHELSEEAEQEMEKEEEHILNTLEWRGKGLIKSAYDIVAHMAHLQSSVEANNNIEKVSLQEEHWPKLRHIICDIDGHLQEESIESLREAIATGVNIIMVTGKSRASTIRTFKLLDFFDKGNFVSETSPGVFLQGSLVYGKHGQEVYRAELDVDICKEAFLYSLKHKIPVVAYCEEQCLTLFEHPFVNLLHTVHHENKVKVMHSIEDLLKYSSIQKLLLFDSAEEDSSVLRQHFSELTEGKARVLKMQPNTIDIVPLNASKGGGIRILLDHLGITEDCALDAVGDYTKWLSNM; encoded by the exons ATGGCGCGCCTCCAtctcctcctctcccgcgcGCTCGCATCGCACCACCTTCTCCCTTCTACGACCGCCTCCAGCCTCCGCCCCACTCCGCGGCGGCCTCTCCCTCCCCACACTCCGCCGCCTTTTTCTCCTCCACATGGTCGTACCCTGCcccccttcgccgccgccgcgtcgcggcAGCACTCCGCGTCGAGCTTCAGGATAAGGCGCTCGTCGGCGTCGCCGATGTTACTGAAGCGGAGGAAGGCGAGGAGGCCGATGCGGAAGGGCCCCGGCGAGCTCATTGTGCAAATTGGCATCGAGGAGGACCTCCCCGACGACCCTGAAATCTTG AGCATTGCAGAAACACTCCAAACTGATGTTGGGAAAGCGGCGAAGGTGGCCTTTGACAACCTTGAAGGCTCTGAGTACAAGACCAGAGATCCTTCTATAAGCAACTTGAACAAATACAATAGTGTCGAGGTTTCTCTGCTGCTTTGTGATGATAATTTCATCAGGGAGCTGAACAAAGAATGGAGGGATGAGGATCACCCTACTGATGTTCTGTCAATGTCACAGCATATCCCAGGGCTTGATATTCCCATT CTGCAGTTGGGTGACATAGTAATTTCTGTTGAAACAGCACAGCGGCAAGCAGAAGAAAGAGGCCATTCACTTCTTGATGAGATCAGAATTCTCATG GTGCATGGATTGTTGCATTTGTTGGGCTTTGATCATGAACTCAGCGAAGAGGCTGAACAAGAGatggagaaggaagaagaacaTATATTAAATACACTTGAGTGGAGAGGAAAGGGATTAATTAAGAGTGCATATGACATTGTTGCCCATATGGCACATTTACAAAGTTCTGTTG AGGCCAATAACAATATAGAGAAAGTGAGCCTACAAGAGGAACATTGGCCCAAATTAAGGCATATCATTTGTGATATAGATG GACACCTGCAGGAAGAATCAATAGAATCTTTGAGAGAGGCAATTGCAACAGGAGTAAACATTATCATGGTTACTGGAAAG AGCCGGGCTTCCACCATTAGAACCTTCAAGCTTCTTGATTTCTTTGATAAAGGCAATTTTGTATCAGAGACATCACCTGGTGTATTTTTACAG GGTTCACTTGTCTATGGAAAACATGGCCAGGAAGTTTATAGAGCGGAATTGGATGTCGATATCTGCAAGGAG GCATTCCTGTACTCCTTAAAGCATAAAATTCCTGTTGTTGCATACTGCGAGGAACAATGTTTAACCTTGTTTGAACATCCATTTGTTAACTTGCTGCACACTGTGCAtcatgagaacaag GTAAAAGTGATGCATTCTATTGAGGACCTGCTGAAATATTCATCCATTCAG AAGTTGCTACTCTTTGACAGTGCTGAAGAGGATTCATCTGTCCTGAGGCAGCATTTTTCAGAACTGACTGAAGGGAAAGCACGTGTTCTCAAAATGCAGCCAAATACAATTGATATTGTCCCACTCAATGCTTCAAAGGGTGGTGGTATAAGAATTCTACTTGACCATCTTGGAATAACAGAAGAT TGTGCTCTTGACGCAGTTGGAGACTATACAAAATGGCTGAGCAATATGTGA
- the LOC112876877 gene encoding homeobox protein ATH1-like, whose amino-acid sequence MASNPSMFAPIGADGMSGGYFMAGGGGGMMSADAPHLHPSVLLEHGGFGFGFADGAVGGAATASDLGANYAAHNSMLASFASQLFPTAAAPPHDDHIGGRTPPEEMDEGYAAGSCVAASLQCPGHSGAMAVWSSPASKKPAGTWSSAGGSRAVSVHEPRHIAGLPDVAGFHYPLIAAANAPASSELSLTLCSKSSSDSALNAADQFSSGGSRSALTELPQALYPRARPRPAHFSVVVARSQYAAVAQEVLNDVVGHMLDGVADVAADSCSGGARPSSGSVGAPSVVSSNRLMASSEDGGEAQRVKSDLFKMLQLMDEKYNQCLDEIQSTAAKFNALMQPGAVSNGSIRAPFAHRAVSAVYRGMRRRIADEIMAAASRAACWGESSSSVTAAGDADRSWESAFIKKHWAAQQLRRGEQQCWRPQRGLPEKSVAVLKAWMFENFLHPYPKDHEKDVLASRSGLTRNQVSNWFINARVRLWKPMIEEMYQDLKKSSGVGGQGAAMEPHTSKRRICEVEEGK is encoded by the exons ATGGCGAGTAATCCGTCGATGTTTGCTCCAATCGGGGCGGATGGCATGTCCGGCGGCTACTtcatggcgggcggcggcggcggcatgatGAGCGCCGATGCGCCGCACTTACACCCCAGCGTGCTTCTTGAGCACGGCGGCTTCGGCTTCGGCTTTGCCGACGGTGCGGTCGGCGGCGCCGCGACGGCGTCGGACCTGGGCGCGAACTACGCGGCACACAACTCCATGCTGGCCTCCTTCGCCAGCCAGCTCTTccctaccgccgccgcgccgccgcatgATGATCATATCGGCGGGAGGACGCCGCCAGAGGAGATGGACGAGGGGTATGCAGCTGGCAGCTGCGTTGCGGCGAGCCTGCAGTGCCCCGGCCACTCGGGCGCCATGGCGGTTTGGTCGTCACCGGCATCCAAGAAACCGGCCGGCACTTGGAGTAGCGCTGGCGGCTCAAGAGCCGTTTCGGTCCACGAGCCGCGCCATATCGCCGGACTCCCCGACGTTGCCGGTTTCCACTACCCGCTTATTGCCGCCGCCAATGCACCTGCGTCGAGCGAGCTGTCGCTGACCCTGTGCTCCAAGTCGTCCTCGGACAGCGCGCTGAACGCCGCGGACCAGTTCTCGTCGGGAGGGAGCCGCTCCGCGCTGACCGAGCTGCCGCAGGCGCTGTACCCGCGAGCGCGCCCCAGGCCGGCGCACTTCTCCGTGGTGGTGGCGCGCTCGCAGTACGCGGCCGTGGCGCAGGAGGTGCTCAACGACGTCGTGGGCCACATGCTGGACGGCGTCGCGGACGTGGCCGCCGACTCGtgcagcggcggcgcgaggcCGTCGAGCGGCTCGGTCGGCGCGCCGTCCGTGGTGAGCTCCAACCGGCTCATGGCCTCGtccgaggacggcggcgaggcgcaGAGGGTCAAGAGCGACCTCTTCAAGATGCTTCAGCTG ATGGATGAGAAGTACAACCAATGCTTGGACGAGATCCAGAGCACGGCGGCCAAGTTCAACGCGCTGATGCAACCAGGCGCCGTCAGCAACGGCAGCATCCGCGCGCCGTTCGCGCACCGCGCCGTGTCGGCGGTGTACCGCGGCATGAGGCGACGGATCGCCGATGAGAtcatggcggcggcgagccggGCCGCCTGCTGGGGCGAGTCGTCGTCGTCGGTGAcggccgccggcgacgccgaCAGGAGCTGGGAGTCGGCGTTCATCAAGAAGCACTGGGCGGCGCAGCAGCTGCGGCGCGGCGAGCAGCAGTGCTGGCGGCCGCAGCGCGGCCTGCCGGAGAAGTCCGTCGCCGTGCTCAAGGCGTGGATGTTCGAGAACTTCCTGCACCC GTACCCGAAGGACCATGAGAAGGACGTGCTGGCTTCAAGAAGCGGCCTCACCAGGAACCAG GTGTCGAACTGGTTCATAAACGCCCGCGTCCGTCTGTGGAAGCCGATGATCGAGGAGATGTACCAGGACCTGAAGAAGAGCTCGGGTGTTGGAGGGCAGGGGGCGGCAATGGAGCCCCACACGAGCAAGCGTCGAATCTGCGAGGTAGAAGAAGGCAAGTGA
- the LOC112878950 gene encoding pentatricopeptide repeat-containing protein At1g51965, mitochondrial, which translates to MPRRLATTYSGRIAAATPSPSGPSLTVTVSPTLPPTPIDTRGFPLPRRHLVCAVARILRSPSSPSPLLDLADYLGSLRLTLTADEASEVIKAVAPDTALALGFFRFAATSIPGFRHDAFSYNRILSLLFRSRAGPAEALRLVAEMERDGVPGNISTVNLLVGMGVEVGRCLELAKKWGLRLNGYTCKCIVQAHLRSRDVWKGFEMYEKMRRKGYKLDIFAYNMLLDALAKAGMVDKAYQVFQDMKQNNCEPDAYTYTILIRMSGKAGNTTKFLSLLEEMVSKGCILNLIAYNTVIEALGKNKMIDKVIFMLSKMIERGCQPNEFTYSVILDVLATGGQLHRLNEVLDICSGHLNRSVYSFLVKSLCKSGHASEAHNVFCRMWSSYEKGDRDAFVSMLEVLCNAEKTAEAIDLLHMMPEKGIATDVGMYNMVFSALGKLKQVSFISNLYDKMKANGVAPDVFTYNIMISSFGRVGLVDKVRELFEEMEASSCKPDVITYNSLINCLGKNGDLDEAHMLFKEMQEKGYDPDVFTYSILIECFGKSNKVDMACSLFDEMIAEGCVPNIVTYNILLDCLERRGKTAEAHKLYETLKQQGLAPDSITYSILERLESRSQRTVRIRKPSRTTGWVVSPL; encoded by the exons ATGCCCCGCCGCCTCGCGACGACCTACTCCGGCCGCATAGCCGCCGCGACGCCGTCCCCCTCGGGCCCCTCCCTCACCGTCACCGTCTCCCCGACGCTGCCCCCCACCCCGATCGACACGCGCGGCTTTCCGCTCCCGCGCCGCCACCTCGTCTGCGCCGTCGCCCGCATCCTCCGCTCCCCGTCCTCCCCCTCCCCGCTGCTCGACCTTGCCGACTACCTCGGCTCCCTCCGCCTCACCCTCACCGCCGATGAGGCCTCCGAGGTCATCAAGGCGGTCGCCCCGGACACCGCCCTCGCGCTCGGCTTCTTCCGCTTCGCCGCCACCTCCATCCCAGGGTTCCGGCACGATGCCTTCTCCTACAACCGCATCCTGTCCCTCCTCTTCCGCAGCCGCGCAGGCCCCGCCGAGGCCCTGCGGCTCGTCGCGGAGATGGAGCGGGACGGCGTGCCCGGCAACATCTCCACCGTGAATTTGCTGGTCGGGATGGGCGTGGAGGTGGGGAGGTGCCTGGAGCTGGCGAAGAAGTGGGGGCTGAGGCTGAACGGGTACACTTGCAAGTGCATTGTGCAGGCGCACTTGAGGAGCAGGGACGTATGGAAGGGGTTCGAGATGTATGAGAAGATGCGGAGGAAGGGATACAAGCTGGACATCTTTGCATATAACATGCTGCTTGATGCGCTTGCCAAGGCTGGAATG GTTGACAAAGCTTACCAAGTCTTCCAAGATATGAAACAAAACAACTGTGAGCCGGATGCATACACATACACTATACTAATTAGAATGTCTGGAAAGGCTGGGAACACCACTAAATTTCTCTCACTTTTGGAGGAAATGGTGTCCAAAGGATGTATTCTTAACCTGATTGCTTATAATACTGTTATTGAGGCTCTTGGTAAGAACAAGATGATTGACAAGGTGATTTTTATGCTTTCTAAAATGATTGAACGTGGCTGCCAGCCCAATGAATTCACATATAGCGTCATCCTGGATGTTTTAGCAACAGGAGGACAACTGCACAGGCTGAATGAGGTTCTAGATATCTGTAGTGGACATCTGAACAGATCAGTTTATTCTTTTTTGGTCAAGTCACTCTGCAAATCTGGGCATGCAAGTGAGGCTCATAATGTATTCTGTCGTATGTGGAGTTCCTATGAGAAAGGAGACCGGGATGCTTTTGTATCAATGCTTGAGGTGCTATGCAATGCAGAAAAAACTGCAGAGGCAATTGATCTACTACATATGATGCCTGAAAAGGGGATTGCTACAGATGTTGGAATGTACAATATGGTTTTTTCTGCTCTTGGGAAGCTCAAGCAGGTATCCTTCATAAGCAATCTCTACGATAAGATGAAAGCAAATGGGGTTGCTCCTGATGTTTTCACATACAATATTATGATCTCAAGTTTTGGTAGGGTTGGCTTAGTTGATAAGGTGCGTGAACTTTTTGAAGAAATGGAGGCTAGCAGTTGTAAGCCTGACGTCATCACCTACAATTCTCTCATAAACTGCCTTGGGAAAAATGGAGATCTGGATGAAGCCCACATGCTTTTCAAAGAGATGCAAGAGAAAGGATATGATCCTGATGTCTTTACTTACAGCATATTAATTGAGTGCTTTGGTAAATCCAATAAGGTTGATATGGCATGCAGCTTGTTTGATGAGATGATTGCAGAGGGGTGCGTTCCTAATATCGTAACCTATAACATTTTACTAGACTGTTTGGAGAGACGTGGGAAGACAGCAGAAGCTCATAAACTTTATGAAACTCTGAAGCAACAGGGATTGGCTCCTGACTCGATAACTTACTCAATACTTGAGCGATTGGAAAGTAGATCTCAACGAACAGTAAGAATACGTAAGCCAAGTCGGACTACAGGTTGGGTTGTAAGTCCATTATGA
- the LOC112874420 gene encoding mitochondrial carrier protein CoAc2 yields the protein MDARAGEAAETSGRGVGGAVLPLAVRELLAGGVAGGVAKTAVAPLERVKILFQTGRAEFHGSGLIGSFRTIYRTEGLLGFYRGNGASVARIVPYAALHYMAYEEYRRWIILGFPNVEQGPVLDLVAGSIAGGTAVICTYPLDLVRTKLAYQVKGAVNVGFSECKPSEQVYKGIMDCVKTIYRQNGLKGIYRGMAPSLYGIFPYSGLKFYFYEKMKSHVPEEHRKDIIAKLACGSVAGLVGQTITYPLDVVRRQMQVQALSSSSLVGRGTFESLVLIAKQQGWRQLFSGLSINYVKVVPSVAIGFTVYDSMKVWLKVPSREETAVSVLTEERSDAAPIPSS from the exons ATGGACGCGCGGGCCGGGGAGGCGGCGGAGACCAGCggccgcggcgtcggcggcgccgtgctgccgctcgccgtgcgggagctcctcgccggaggggtcgccggcggcgtcgcCAAGACCGCCGTCGCGCCGCTCGAGCGCGTCAAGATCCTCTTCCAG ACAGGAAGAGCTGAGTTTCATGGTTCTGGACTGATTGGATCCTTCCGAACAATCTACCGAACAGAAGGTCTTTTAGGGTTTTATAG GGGTAATGGAGCTAGTGTTGCTCGAATTGTTCCTTATGCAGCTCTGCATTATATGGCCTATGAAGAATACCGCCGGTGGATCATTCTTGGTTTTCCTAATGTTGAGCAAGGGCCTGTTCTTGATCTCGTGGCCGGATCGATAGCTGGAGGAACAGCTGTCATATGCACATACCCTCTTGATCTAGTCCGCACAAAGTTGGCTTATCAG GTAAAAGGTGCCGTGAATGTTGGTTTCAGTGAATGTAAACCCTCTGAACAAGTTTACAAAGGGATCATGGATTGTGTCAAAACAATATACAGACAAAATGGATTGAAAGGCATATACCGTGGCATGG CTCCATCACTATATGGAATCTTCCCTTACTCTGGTCTTAAATTCTACTTTTATGAGAAGATGAAAAGTCATGTTCCTGAAGAGCACAGGAAAGATATCATAGCAAAACTTGCTTGTGGATCAGTTGCCGGTTTGGTAGGACAGACAATAACATACCCCCTTGATGTTGTTAGGCGGCAAATGCAG GTTCAGGCCCTTTCATCATCCAGCCTTGTGGGGAGAGGAACATTTGAAAGCCTGGTTTTGATAGCAAAACAGCAAGGTTGGCGACAGCTATTCTCAGGATTATCTATCAACTATGTGAAG GTAGTGCCATCAGTAGCCATAGGATTTACTGTTTATGACTCGATGAAGGTTTGGCTTAAAGTTCCATCAAGGGAGGAAACTGCTGTTTCAGTCTTGACAGAAGAACGAAGTGATGCGGCTCCTATCCCCTCTAGTTAG
- the LOC112878954 gene encoding abscisic acid receptor PYL9-like — translation METHMESALRQGLSEPEQRELEGVVRAHHTFPGRAPGTCTSLVTQRVDAPLAAVWPIVRGFASPQRYKHFIKSCDLKAGDGATVGSVREVTVVSGLPASTSTERLEILDDDRHILSFRVVGGDHRLRNYRSVTSVTEFQPGPYCVVVESYVVDVPEGNTEEDTRMFTDTVVKLNLQKLAAIATSSSSPRPSAGSTDH, via the coding sequence ATGGAGACTCACATGGAGAGCGCGCTGCGGCAGGGCCTGTCGGAGCCGGAGCAGCGGGAGCTGGAGGGCGTGGTGCGCGCGCACCACACGTTCCCGGGGCGGGCGCCAGGGACGTGCACGTCGCTGGTGACGCAGCGCGTGgacgcgccgctcgccgctgtgTGGCCCATCGTGCGGGGCTTCGCCAGCCCGCAGCGCTACAAGCACTTCATCAAGTCCTGCGACCTGaaggccggcgacggcgccaCCGTCGGCAGCGTCCGCGAGGTCACCGTCGTCTCGGGCCTCCCGGCCTCCACCAGCACCGAGCGCCTCGAGATCCTCGACGACGACCGCCACATCCTGAGCTTCCGCGTCGTCGGCGGCGACCACCGCCTCCGCAACTACCGCTCCGTCACCTCCGTCACCGAGTTCCAGCCGGGGCCCTACTGCGTCGTCGTCGAGTCCTACGTCGTCGACGTCCCCGAGGGGAACACGGAGGAGGACACGCGCATGTTCACCGACACCGTCGTCAAGCTCAACCTCCAGAAGCTCGCCGCCAtcgccacctcctcctcctcgccgcggccCTCCGCCGGCAGCACGGATCACTGA
- the LOC112900389 gene encoding inorganic pyrophosphatase 2-like has protein sequence MAASNGGAPLVVFDFDKTIVDCDSDNWVVDALGATDRFDELLRHLPWNHAIDAMMGELHAEGRMAEDVRACLRAAPLSPHVAAAIRSAHARGCELRVLSDANAFFIDAVLAHHGLAGYFAGTDTNPAHVDPAGRLRIRPYHEFAAPAPGHGCALPSCPPNMCKGKVMERILLQEEEAAAAARRRRRAVVYLGDGRGDYCPSLKLREGDYVMPRAGYPVCDLIAASPPAAAVRGWDGFEDLARVLLGIVDAEIARAVAEQGDAAAATTNVVVPDCRALPLPLPARQEAALLPQAVRVPN, from the exons ATGGCGGCGAGCAACGGCGGCGCGCCCCTGGTGGTGTTCGACTTCGACAAGACCATCGTCGACTGCGACAGCGACAACTGGGTCGTCGACGCGCTCGGCGCCACCGACCGCTTCGACGAACTCCTGCGCCACCTCCCCTGGAACCACGCCATC GACGCGATGATGGGGGAGCTGCACGCGGAGGGCAGGATGGCGGAGGACGTCCGGGCCTGCCTCCGGGCGGCGCCGCTGTCCCCGCACGTCGCGGCCGCCATCAGgtccgcgcacgcgcgcgggtgCGAGCTGCGGGTCCTCAGCGACGCCAACGCCTTCTTCATCGACGCCGTCCTCGCGCACCACGGCCTCGCCGGCTACTTCGCCGGCACCGACACCAACCCAGCCCACGTCGACCCCGCCGGGCGCCTCAGGATCCGCCCCTACCACGAGTTCGCCGCCCCAGCCCCCGGCCACGGGTGCGCGCTCCCCTCCTGCCCGCCCAACATGTGCAAG GGCAAGGTGATGGAGCGGATCCTCCTCcaagaagaggaagcggcggccgcggcgaggaggcggcggagggccGTGGTGTACCTCGGCGACGGCCGGGGCGACTACTGCCCGTCCCTGAAGCTGCGCGAGGGCGACTACGTGATGCCGAGGGCAGGGTACCCCGTCTGCGACCTCATcgcggcctcgccgccggccgccgccgtgcgcggGTGGGACGGCTTCGAGGACCTCGCCAGGGTGCTGCTCGGCATCGTCGACGCCGAGATTGCCCGCGCCGTGGCGGAGCAGGgtgatgccgccgccgccacgacgAACGTCGTCGTGCCGGActgccgcgcgctgccgctgccgctgccggcgCGTCAGGAGGCGGCGCTCCTCCCGCAGGCGGTCCGCGTGCCCAACTGA